The genomic stretch CAGAAGGGCTTCGACGACATGCTGGGCGGCCAGAGCGGCAAGGTCATCCTGAACTGGGAGGAGTGAGGCGCCGCGACCGGCGCTGAGCCGGTGCTCAGGCCTCGCCCAGGAGTGCCGGGGGAAAGGGCGGCACAGTCCACTCGTCATGAAGGAGTGGAGGGTTCCCCCGCTCCCCCAGCGCGAGACGGACGGACTGGCCGGACGCCAGGTCGCCCAACAGGAAAGCCTCCGCATCCAGATGGATTCCACGATCCGTCGGGTCGCGGCTGAAGTCGAGACCGATCTCGAACCAGCCGTCGCCGTGATCCGTGAACAGCGCGTCGTCCGGCGTGACCGGGCTCAGGTACAGGCCGAGGCCGTGAAGCGTCAGGGTATGCGTGTGCGACAGGCGGCACAGCCAGTCGTCGTCCTGCTGGAACCAGTGGAGGTGGGTCACGGATCGACCGTACCTGAAGCAGCGGGAACGCGATACGTCATCCCCGGCTCCTGACATAAGCCACCTGGCGCGTCCCCCCGCTCATCCCCTCCCCTACGATGACGCCATGACCTTCACTGCACAGACCCAGTGGTGGCCCGGCCCGTCCGGGAGCCCCTGTCCTGTGCGCTGAATTCTGATCCACGACTTCCGCCCAGACCGCGCCCGGAGAGCATCCAGGCGCGGTCTTTCCTGTTCCGGAGGCCACCATGACGACTGCCGATGTCCCCGCCCCCCGCCCGCGCCTCCTGACCGGCGACCGCCCGACCGCGCCGCTCCACATCGGCCACTACGCGGGTTCGCTCCGCATCCGCGTTGCCCTGCAACGCGAGTACGAGACCTTCGTGCTGATCGCGGACGTACAGGCGCTGACCGACCACTTCGAGCAGCCGAAGAAAGTCCGGGACAACGTGCTGGAGGTCATGCTGGACTACCTCGCGGTGGGCCTCGACCCGGCCCACGTGAGCTTCGTGCTCCAGTCCCAGGTGCCTGAACTGGCCGAGCTGACCGTGTATTTCCTGAACCTCGTGACGGTGTCGCACCTGCGGCAGAACCCCACAGTCAAGACCGAGATCGTGCAGAAGGGCTACGGCGAGGCCGTCCCGGCCGGTTTCTTCGTGTATCCGGTGTCCCAGGCGGCGGACATCACGGCCTTCGGAGCCACCCTCGTTCCGGTCGGGGATGACCAGTTACCCATGATCGAGCAGACGCGAGAGATCGTGCGCCGCTTCGGCCACCTCTACGCCCCGATTCTGGTCGAGCCGCAGGCTGTGGTGGGCCGCGTGCCGCGCCTGCCCGGACTGGACGGCCGCGCCAAGATGAGCAAGTCGCTGGGCAATGCCATCTTCCTGTCGGACGGCGCCGACGAGGTGCGGCGCAAGGTCATGGGCATGTACACCGACCCCCTGCACGTGCGGGCCGCCGATCCCGGCACGGTCAAGGGCAACCCGGTCTTCGCGTATCTGGACGCCTTCGACCCGGACGGAGCGGGCGTGCAGGCCCTGAAAGACCACTACACGCGCGGCGGCCTGGGCGACATGACCGTGAAACGTCATCTGGTGGACGTGCTGGAAGACGTGCTCGCCCCGATCCGCGAGCGGCGGGCGGAGTCCGCCGCCGATCCCGCATCGGTGTGGGCGATCCTGCGGGCCGGCACGCAGCGGGGGCAGGAGGTGGTGGCCCAGACCATGCACGCGGTGCGGGGCGCGATGAACCTGACCTCGCTGGAGGCTGCAGGGAACGGCCCCCGGGGATGGGCTCCCAGCTATCCCGCAGAGCCCGACTGAACCGGCGCGGTCTGACCGGCGACCCACACGCGGTTGCGCCCCTCCCGCTTGGCGGTGTACAGGGCCTCGTCAGCGTGCAGGAAGGCGTGATGCAGGGTGTCGTCGGTGGGCCAGGACGCCACGCCGATACTCACGGTGATGGCCACGTGGCCGAACAGGGTGTGCTGCGCCGCGGCACGGACGGTGTCGGCCACGGCCGCCGCATTCAGCACGTCGTGCCCGTGCAGGTACACCACGAATTCCTCGCCGCCCCAGCGGGCGGTCAGAGTGCCCGGCGGGATCACGCGGAGCAACTGGGTGCCCAGTTCGGTCAGGATCCGGTCGCCCTCGGCGTGACCGTGCGTGTCGTTCACGACCTTGAAGTGGTCAATGTCCAGCACCAGCAGCGTGCCCGCCGTGTCGCCGGTGCGCTGGAGCCGGGCCTGCGCCTCGAACCCCCGCCGGTTGAACAGGCCGGTCAGCGGATCGCGGTTCGACAGTTCCTCGAGGACGTGCAGCCGCTCAGTCAGGCCAGCCAGGGTCTGGCGCATGACCACGCCCACCACCAGCAGGGCGAACATCCCGGTGTTCACCCACTGCGACACCAGCAGGCGGTCACGGTCGATCCCGCTCAGCAGGTTGACCTCCAGGCGGTACGCGCCGAGCAGCAGCAGCGACAGCGGAATGGACAGCCGCGACGGCAGGATCAGCAGCAGGCCCGTCACGATGAACAGCAGCACGCTCCCCAGCAGGTCACGGCCCACGATCTGCTCCGGGTGCGCGGCATACATCTGGAGAAAACTCACCGCGCTCACGACGAGCAGCCCGGCGAAGATCCGTTCGGCCTGCGGGATCCGCCGGGGCTGTCTCCAGCCCCACACGAGCAGCAGCGCCGCACCCAGCAGGACCACGCCGTGCGTGCCGACCTGGAGCCACGCCCGGTGCATGACCAGTTCACGCAGCAGCAGCAGCAGTCCCGGCGTGGCGGCCAGCGCCGCGAAGGCATAGCCGACGAGTTTCACACGACGGACGTCCGGGCTGTCCGGAGCCGGCAGGGCCAACAGGCCTGCCCACCGCCTCAGCAGCTGCTGCCAGACCGGCCGGGGCACGGGCGGGCCGGATCGCGGAGGCGTGGGACGGACGTGGTGGACGGACTGGGACAAGGGATACCGGCGTGCTCCTGGGGTTCTGGCGTGCTCGCCAGATGGGTCATGCTGTCACCCGCCCTCTGACATCCCTCTTGAGCGCACCCGCGTGAACGGTGGCGAACCGGGGAGGAGGGGGGGGTGGACTTCCCCAGACACGCCCACTTTTCCTGAGTGTGGTCGTGTTAACCTGTGCGGCGGAGGCCCGGCACCTGCCACCCCGGCCAAGGGTGCCCGGCGACGAACACGACATGGACTACTACGAACTGCTGGGCGTGGCCAAGAGCGCGAGCGCCGACGAGATCAAGAGTGCTTACCGCAAACTCGCCCTGAAATTCCACCCCGATCGCAACAAGGAACCCGGCGCAGCCGAGAAGTTCACGCAGATCAACGAGGCCTACGCGGTGCTCAGTGATCCCGAGAAACGCGCCCACTTCGACCGCTTCGGCAGTGCGCCCAGTGCAGGCATGCCCGGCGGCGACCCCTTCGGCGGCATGGGCGGCGCGGGCTTCGATCCCATGGACATCTTCGAGCAGCTCTTCGGCGGGGCCATGGGTGGGCGTGGGCGGCGTGGCCCGGCCCGCGGCGATGATCTCGAGACTGAGGCCTTCGTGACCCTGGCCCAGGCCCGCGCCGGTGAGGAGATCGAGGTGCAGGTCGACCGCCTGACCGCATGCGACCACTGCCACGGCAGCCGCACCGAGCCTGGCGGCCAGCCGCCCAAGACCTGTACGACCTGTGGCGGCGCCGGCGCGGTACGGGCCCAGGCCCGCACAATCTTCGGCGTGGTCGAGACCCAGCAGCCGTGCCCGACCTGCCGGGGCGAGGGCCAGCTGATCCAGGATCCCTGCACGGTCTGCAAGGGCCGGGGCCGCACGCTCAAGGCCGAACCGGTCAAGGTCAAGCTCCCGCGTGGGATTGACGAGGGTTACCGCATCCGTGTGGCGGGCATGGGCAACGAGGGGCCGGGTGGCAGCGGCGACCTGTACGTGCACATCGAGATGGAGAAGCATCCGCAGCTGCGCCGCGAGGCCGAGCACCTGATCTTTCCCGCAAAGATCGGCTTTGCCAAGGCGGCCCTGGGCGGGAAGATCGAGGTGCCGACCCTGGACGGCCCGGTGAGCGTGGAGGTCAAGGCCGGCACGCAGCACGGCGAACTCCACCGCCTGCACGAGAAGGGCATGCCCCGGCTCCAGGGGCGCGGCAACGGCGACCTGATCGTCGAGTATGACGTCGTGGTGCCCAAGCCGGC from Deinococcus sp. AB2017081 encodes the following:
- the trpS gene encoding tryptophan--tRNA ligase, which codes for MTTADVPAPRPRLLTGDRPTAPLHIGHYAGSLRIRVALQREYETFVLIADVQALTDHFEQPKKVRDNVLEVMLDYLAVGLDPAHVSFVLQSQVPELAELTVYFLNLVTVSHLRQNPTVKTEIVQKGYGEAVPAGFFVYPVSQAADITAFGATLVPVGDDQLPMIEQTREIVRRFGHLYAPILVEPQAVVGRVPRLPGLDGRAKMSKSLGNAIFLSDGADEVRRKVMGMYTDPLHVRAADPGTVKGNPVFAYLDAFDPDGAGVQALKDHYTRGGLGDMTVKRHLVDVLEDVLAPIRERRAESAADPASVWAILRAGTQRGQEVVAQTMHAVRGAMNLTSLEAAGNGPRGWAPSYPAEPD
- a CDS encoding GGDEF domain-containing protein, translating into MKLVGYAFAALAATPGLLLLLRELVMHRAWLQVGTHGVVLLGAALLLVWGWRQPRRIPQAERIFAGLLVVSAVSFLQMYAAHPEQIVGRDLLGSVLLFIVTGLLLILPSRLSIPLSLLLLGAYRLEVNLLSGIDRDRLLVSQWVNTGMFALLVVGVVMRQTLAGLTERLHVLEELSNRDPLTGLFNRRGFEAQARLQRTGDTAGTLLVLDIDHFKVVNDTHGHAEGDRILTELGTQLLRVIPPGTLTARWGGEEFVVYLHGHDVLNAAAVADTVRAAAQHTLFGHVAITVSIGVASWPTDDTLHHAFLHADEALYTAKREGRNRVWVAGQTAPVQSGSAG
- the dnaJ gene encoding molecular chaperone DnaJ, translated to MDYYELLGVAKSASADEIKSAYRKLALKFHPDRNKEPGAAEKFTQINEAYAVLSDPEKRAHFDRFGSAPSAGMPGGDPFGGMGGAGFDPMDIFEQLFGGAMGGRGRRGPARGDDLETEAFVTLAQARAGEEIEVQVDRLTACDHCHGSRTEPGGQPPKTCTTCGGAGAVRAQARTIFGVVETQQPCPTCRGEGQLIQDPCTVCKGRGRTLKAEPVKVKLPRGIDEGYRIRVAGMGNEGPGGSGDLYVHIEMEKHPQLRREAEHLIFPAKIGFAKAALGGKIEVPTLDGPVSVEVKAGTQHGELHRLHEKGMPRLQGRGNGDLIVEYDVVVPKPAQLTPEAREALLAYARAVGDEVNEKHEGFLGKVGKIFRGD